tacaaagtgttgactcagGGGAGTATAATAAAAATGCACCTTACACCTTTAAGCTTTGTATTAGGAAAAAATGTAGAAGTCTATGCTTAATTGTCCTTACACTTCACAAGTATGTAATACTTTGTGAaagtctatcaaataaaatcccaataaaatacttgaAAGTCTTTGAATGCAGTGTGACATACGTGAAACCATTCTGTTGGTAGTAGTACATTAACACTGTGTATATGAAGTCTCATTATGAACtgatgatttttaaaataatcatatttacataaaaaaatcaaactgcAGTCAGCAAGAATTTAATCAGAAGAAGGAATTCAGCAACACAGATACAACAAAGTAAGAtatgtcattttttatttaactaatCTCTGGTTCCTTATCAAGGTCCTGACCAACATCATCCACAGTTCATAAATATAATCGTTGGATCTGTGGTTGcggtttttgttttgcttgcgTGGGGGATTTTCATCACCTACATGGCTACAAAACATCTTATCAAGAGAAAGATGCGGAGTCAGTCCTCCATTTCATCTGACACATCAAAAGAAGCAAGCAAGGTATCCTCAGCTTACTGAGTGACTACTTTGACCAGTTTTATGTGCATGTGTGGTTAGTAAAACTTGTTCTTCTCTTGTCTGCTAGGATTTCCTGGTCAGTTTTAATGAGCATTCTGAGGAAGTCAGTTTGAGAACTGCTGTTGAAACCCCTTTGGGTGAGCAGGAGTTATCCAAGCTACCTGACTGTGTCCCGATGAGTAAGTCTATGACAGCATCtgctgacttcaacatatcaaATGCATTAACAATAGCTGTGCTGACTAAATTATTTTCCCCAATACCCCTCTTCGTTCCTCCTTCTGCAGTTCCTGACCTTATCTACGCTGTGCTAGATCTGGTTCCCGTGCATCATGTGAAGCAGCTAGTGCGCTCTCTCGGGGTAACGGATATGGAGATCGAGCAAGCAGAAATGGATCACAGGTTCTGCCGGGAGGCTCACTACCAGATGCTGCGGGCGTGGGCCCAGAGGAGCTCGCGGGCAGTTGGAGGTGGACAGGGTGAAATGGTACACCGGCCGCTTTTGGAGGACCTCTTAGACAAACTGAGACAGGTTCACCTAAGTCGAGCAGCCGAGGAACTGGAGACAAAGTATGACATTCAGTGATGTAATTCCCGCCAACCTGCTAAAAAAAAGCTTATGAGACCAAGTATTATTCCTCCAGAGGATGGATTAAACTGGACACGGTGCTAAAACCACAGAAGACCAGTGAGACTGAGAGCTCTACCTCTGATCCTCCAAACCGTTCACTGTGGCCAACAAACAAATGCCGGCAAAGAATCAAAGACTCCAAGAAAATGGGACAAATAGACTCCGTTTTATAAAGAACTCTTGTTAATATGgatgtttttatatttgcagACATGTAGATGATAAGTCTAACACAAATTTCATTCAGGAATTATGATGAAATACTATTACTAATAGTAGCATAAAGCTGAGAATACAGGGCCCCCATTCAGTTAAACCCATTGCTGCGCTCCATTTATCTCTAAAGTTGAAATTCAGGCCTCATGTCCCAATTATCCATGATCTGGTTCCATGTTAGAACTGGGTCTCTGCAAACTCAAGATCCATCTTGCTGAGTATCTTATGCATTCAAACGCTGAAGCATGATGACACGTTATCCTGTGTTATATGTACTGATTTATTAAGTTAGAAACGGACAAAAAGGCAAATAAACAACGTATTACTGCTGCTATCACCAAAGTTCATAAAAGAGGAATTTTGAAATCGGGACATATAAGAAACCTTTGTCATTTCAAACCAATTCTCACTCTTTTCTTGCAGGTTTTTCTGAATTGGAGCTCAAAATATCAAAACGGCCGTCATCAAATGacgagaaaaaaacagatttgtggTTTTATTGGCTTGCGGTAAAGGCTTTAGAGAGCGAGCAGCATGAGAACTGCAGTTATCTACTGACTTACTTTTGCCCCTTCAGAAAGAAATCaatcacattttaattttattaagttttgtttggaAACTAAAAGCATTTCCACAATAATTTAAGAATTTACAAGGTATCGTTTGGCGTTAGTGGAGGACAGAGCTGACAGAGTAGACTGATAGTTAACAATTTGGTTATGCTATGTTTGAATTTTTTCTTTTACGGTTAACATTttttgatgaaataaaaaatagcttCGAGTTTCCAAACAAAACTTCTGCATTGAGATTGTATTTAGAGATGTACCAAACAGGCTTTTCCTGGACGATACCAATTCGTTTTTCTCCAAGaatgaaaacacataaaaaagaaaaatatctgatGCTGCTGGTTTGGTAAAGGTTttagttttgaatccaacagaaaatgaggGCATTACACGATTGTCTATATTCATGCATCAAAGGTAATGCTGTTGGTTGATGCATTTATAGACTGAAAAGAGTGGGAATGCTTAGCCTTGATGCATTTcataaatagaaacaaaaaatctattttttgtaGGAGTTGTCCAATCAGAGCCAATCAAGGGAAAATTGTCAGATTTGTATCCAaatgattggtgcatctcttattttattataaaacctTTTGTTGGGTGCTTGGTCTAaagttttaagttgttttttactaattttgtgaaaaaagGGCAAAAGTAAGTCATCTGTCAGGAAGAATCTAAATAAGAATGCAAACTTATTTTCATGTCATAGTGTTGATCTTTTCATATAAGAGTTTCATAGTAGGGAAGTTTTATACCTCTCAAATACATTTTGTACTATATTGCATTTTCACAcagctttattgtttttattattaagagtttAATAGATTGTTTTTTGTAATTGTGTCATTTTACTGAGGTCACCTAAGCTACTTTTTATAGTAATTGCAAGTTTTCACTATTGCAAATGGACTTGAACATTTAGAGAGTCTTTTGTAGAACCAACATGTAGAGTTGGTAATATTTAAATAGCAGTTCCCTGTAATGCAGAAGAGGGGAGAAAAAGTCAGATCTGCTTTATTGGAAACAATGAGGCCAGGGAAGTGTTTTGTTCCTCCTCAGGACAGACCACACTGCTGAGTTTTTTAGGCTGTTCACCGCCTCTGTAGCATTCTTTTAAGCCCCAATCATACAAGCATTATTCATGACACGCCTTGTCTGAAGTCTGTTTTAGCTTTTATACGACTGCCAGCCTTGAGAGGAGCTTGGGACTAAGGAAGTGTAACTCTAAAACTATTTTTGTATTGCTTGACAATGTGTTATACTTTGGAGTTTTGAATAAAGGTGTTGGAAAAATTTTTCGTGCCTTACTGTGCTTTAAACCTATCTGAGAGTGTGTGTGGTGTTGAAGGGGAGAAAAAGGGGAAGAAAATATTTGAGGATGTAATTGTGTATTTATCTACAGGCTGCATTCCAGCACAAGATCTTTAATAATCAATCTCATATTTGGCCCATATAGatataataaattttttttcctctattctagaacatatttcatttttccTCTTCCTTTTGATGCATTCTTGCCAAGGGATCCCTCTTGTTTGATGGCAGAAACAGGAGAATACCCCCTCCCTTAACATTTACAATGATTTGAGTTAGAAAATAACTTGATTGACATGAAACAGCAATTGATCATCTTCACAGAAATTAGTCCCCACCTCTGATTCACTAACACGTATTACCTGCGACACATTAACCAGGCCCGAGCActgatttgttggctgcagaaaTCCAGTTGTTCCCGTCGGGCCAGTTACTGAGGGCCAGTGCTCAGGTGAAAGAAAGAGAGGGAGGGACTGAACAGGCCAGAGaggcaggagaggaggaggaagccaACAGAAACCAAAGATGACTGCGTGAAGCAAAATGGATTCAACCAAGCACAGGTAAAATCTGAGATCTTTTGGATTATTGGGAGTAAACTATTGTAAAAAAGGGGGTATTGTATGGTTTGTTTTCCTCATATTAAACCACATTCATGTTAGTTAGTGTAGAATCACAGACTCTTATTTTGCATTTGATGGATTAGTTTACAGAGGCTTTAAAACCCTGAAGAGACTTGCATTAATTGAGCTTTATTAATGAATTAAAGCACTACAAATCCAATATAATGATATATTCAAGATGTTTTCACAGTGTTTTACAGATTACTGTGCCTGTAAACAGGTATTACACTGATGAAGTAACTTGGTCAATCCTTTGAAGTTTGACAGCACAACAGGAGCTTGTTAATGCAGTGTACATGTCTTCATTATGTGTTCTTGTGAAAGTGTTTTTGCTTCTACAATAATTTCTCACACTGTACAAATATCAGCATAAATACTACTTAAATACTTTGTTTCAAAAGTAatgaatcattttattttaagccGCTGCATTTAGCTACCTTGGTGTAAAAGTAGCTCTTTTATTTTGCATAAATAGTTTGCTAAGATACAGTGGATAAATGAAAACTGAGAGGCTGCGAGTTAATTACTGGTGTCACACCACAATCAGCACATTTGTGTAACTGGATCTGGAGCTCTGTGAAACTACTGGTGTCCAGTTATAAAAGCGTCTGTAAAATCAGTTTAAATATACTGTTATTTGTTGATATAATTAGAGAGGCAAGCATATGTCTGTGAGTTATTTCCTCTCGTTTCAGGACAGATTGGTATCTCTTTGCCCTACTTCTGTTTTCCTGTTCCAGTGTTATTATCTGGCTTGATTTACATTTACTTCTCCCATAATACAACAAAATTGTACTTTTTTAGTACAATGTTTTGGGTTCTAGGAGCTTACAGGataagtatttttttctgtttctcattGAATGGTAAATTatctgaacttatatagcacatttctagTCATCACTCaagctgtttttacagttttcaccCAGACCCATGCtcacacatttatacactgaTGTGGAGATCGGTTAGAAACTTGCCCAAGAAGTCACAACCTGCTGTTTGCCCGACATCTACTCATAACCACAGCTGCCCCCCTTTTAGAAGGGGGGTTCTTTTGAAATTACTTTAAAGTTGTAGCTGATTTAAGGCTGTTCATGGGCATACaattaaagttttaaacagaaatcCCATAGGATCTCTCTGCATGCATGATAAATAAATCTGCCTACAGCGAAACAACTCAGTACAGCAATTTATTAAAAACTCCTCTATTAAATAGTAACAATGTACCAGCTGACTTGTGACCTTGCAGAGTTTCTGGTCCAGTCACATAGTCCACTTGTCCAAGTCAATTGTCAAAGTTCCCCCTGAATGCACTCATTTAGgctgaacaaacatcatcattgCACGCTTTGTCAAGTAGAGTCTAACATGAAATGTTGATCCTGTGTTAATTTTTCATGGAATAGGAGCTACAAACTAGTCTAGGCTTTAGATGGTGCCAgtgtaa
This genomic stretch from Girardinichthys multiradiatus isolate DD_20200921_A chromosome 3, DD_fGirMul_XY1, whole genome shotgun sequence harbors:
- the tnfrsf1a gene encoding tumor necrosis factor receptor superfamily member 1A, which gives rise to MEGIGNQARCSVILVLLMFIIIPVLTIPQLEEERCPAGDYETEEGICCNKCSPGFKLLEKCHVSGHRSKCTPCVAGEFSDQMNSMSTCRRCKKCKASKNEYQELQCEKHQNTICRCKEGYYKFSIDTETYDCVRCKKCRTDEIEIQPCTHEKNTVCECKESYYRVKDKCEPCSGCTLECAQHCSTPVKTKGPDQHHPQFINIIVGSVVAVFVLLAWGIFITYMATKHLIKRKMRSQSSISSDTSKEASKDFLVSFNEHSEEVSLRTAVETPLGEQELSKLPDCVPMIPDLIYAVLDLVPVHHVKQLVRSLGVTDMEIEQAEMDHRFCREAHYQMLRAWAQRSSRAVGGGQGEMVHRPLLEDLLDKLRQVHLSRAAEELETKYDIQ